The following DNA comes from Nocardioides panzhihuensis.
ACCTGTCGCAGACATCCCCCGCTCCGGACCCGGCTCGAAGCAGAGCCGAAAATCCGGGGCTATTGGGCTGCGTCGGTCGGTGCGTGCCCGAGCCCGGACAGACGGGAGATCCCGGTGCCGTACGAGCACTCGTATCCATCCCCCCAGGGCCTCTATGACCCTCGGTTCGAGAAGGACGCCTGCGGCGTCGCCATGGTTGCGACGCTGACCGGTGAGGCCAGTCACGACATCGTGAAGCAGGGCATCCGTGCCCTGGTGAATCTCGACCACCGCGGCGCCGCCGGCGCCGAGACCAACTCTGGCGACGGCGCCGGGATCCTGCTTCAGGTCCCCGACGCCTTCCTGCGTGAGGTCGTCGACTTCGACCTTCCGGCCGAGCGCGCCTACGCCGTCGGCACCGCCTTCGTCCCCGGCGACGCCGACCAGGTCGAGCGCACCGTGAAGCTGGTCGAGGAGATCGCGACCGAGGAGGGCCTCGAGGTCCTCGGCTGGCGCGACGTGCCGGTCAACCCGGACTCCCTCGGTGCCACCGCCAAGGCGGTCATGCCGACCTTCCGGCAGCTCTTCGTCGCCGGCGCCAAGCAGCGCGTGACGGGCCTGGCTCTGGAGCGGCTCGCCTTCTGCCTGCGCAAGCGCGCGGAGAGGGAGACCGACGTCTACTTCCCCTCGCTCTCCAGCCGCACCATCGTCTACAAGGGCATGCTCACCACGCCCCAGCTGGCCGAGGTGTTCCCCGACCTGGTCGACGAGCGGGTCGCCTCCGCGATCGCCGTCGTGCACAGCCGGTTCTCGACCAACACCTTCCCGAGCTGGCCGCTCAGCCACCCGTTCCGGTTCATCGCCCACAACGGCGAGATCAACACCGTGATGGGCAACCGCAACTGGATGAAGGCGCGCGAGTCGCTGCTCGAGTCCGAGCTGATCCCCGGCGACCTGGAGCGGCTCTTCCCGATCTGCACCGAGGGCGTCTCCGACTCCGCCTCCTTCGACGAGGTCCTCGAGCTGCTCCACCTGGCCGGCCGCAGCCTGCCGCACGCCATGCTGATGATGATCCCGGAGGCGTGGGAGAAGCACGAGGAGATGGACTCCGCCCGCAAGGCGTTCTACGAGTTCCACTCCTCGCTGATGGAGCCCTGGGACGGTCCCGCGTCGGTCGTGTTCACCGACGGCACCCAGATCGGCGCGGTCCTCGACCGCAACGGCCTGCGTCCCTCCCGCTACTGGGTCACCGAGGACGGCCTGGTCGTGCTCGGCTCCGAGGCCGGGGTGCTGGCCGACATCGACCCCGCCACCGTGGTCCGCAAGGGCCGGGTCCAGCCGGGCAAGATGTTCCTGGTCGACACCGCGGAGCACCGGATCATCGAGGACGACGAGATCAAGTCCGAGCTCGCCACCGAACACCCCTACGACGAGTGGCTCCACGCCGGTCTCGTACGCCTCGAGGACATCCCCGAGCGCGAGCACATCGTCCACACCCACGCGAGCGTGACCCGTCGCCAGCAGGTCTTCGGCTACACCGAGGAGGAGCTGCGCGTCCTGCTCGCGCCGATGGCCAACACCGGCGCCGAGCCGATCGGCTCGATGGGCACCGACAGCCCGATCGCGGCGCTGAGCGACAAGCCCCGGATGCTGTTCGACTACTTCGCCCAGCTCTTCGCGCAGGTCACCAACCCGCCGCTGGACGCGATCCGCGAGGAGCTCGTCACCAGCCTGGCCGGCACCATCGGCGCCGAGTCCAACCTGCTGAGCCCCGGCCCGGCCTCGTGCCGCCAGATCGTGCTGCCGTTCCCGGTCATCTCCAACGACGACCTGGCCAAGATCCGTCACATCAACCGTGACGGCGACATGCCGGGCTTCCAGGTCCACATCGTCCGCGGCCTCTACGAGGTCGACGGCGGTGCCGAGGCCCTGCAGGGGCGCCTGGACGAGATCGCCGCCGAGGTCTCCCAGGCGATCGAGGACGGTGCCCGCATCATCGTCCTCTCCGACCGCCACTCCACCCAGGAGATGGCGCCGATCCCGTCGCTGCTGCTCACCGGCGCCGTCCACCACCACCTGGTCCGCGAGCGCACCCGTTCGCAGGTCGGCCTCCTGATCGAGGCCGGGGACGTACGCGAGGTCCACCACGTCGCTCTGCTGATCGGCTACGGCGCCGCCGCGGTCAACCCCTATCTCGCGATCGAGTCCGTCGAGGACCTCGCCTTCGAGGGCTACTTCGTGAAGGCCGACGCCGAGGCGGCGATGGCCAACACGATCAAGGCGCTCGGCAAGGGTGTCCTCAAGGTGATGTCGAAGATCGGCGTCTCCACGGTCGCCTCCTACACCGGCGCTCAGATCTTCGAGGCCGTCGGTCTGTCCAGGGATGTCGTGGACCGCTACTTCACCGGGACCACGTCCAAGCTGGGCGGCATCGGCCTCGACGTGATCGCCGAGGAGGTCGCGAAGCGGCACGCCACCGCGTACCCGCGCGACGGAGTCGCCAACGCCCACCGCGCGCTGCCGATCGGCGGCGAGTACCAGTGGCGTCGCGAGGGCGAGCCGCACCTGTTCGACCCGGAGACGATCTTCCGGCTCCAGCACGCCACCCGCACCGGCCGCTACGACGTCTTCAAGCAGTACACCGACCGCGTCAACGAGCAGTCCGAGCGACTGATGACGCTGCGTGGGCTCTTCAAGCTCAAGAGCGCCGAGGAGCTGGGTCGTCAGTCGATCTCGATCGACGAGGTCGAGCCCGTCGAGGCGATCGTCAAGCGCTTCTCGACCGGTGCGATGTCCTACGGCTCGATCTCCCAGGAGGCTCACGAGACGCTCGCCGTCGCGATGAACATCCTCGGCGGCAAGTCCAACACCGGCGAGGGCGGCGAGGACCCGGATCGTCTCTACGACCCGAAGCGCCGCTCGTCCATCAAGCAGGTGGCCTCGGGCCGCTTCGGCGTCACCAGCGAGTACCTGACCAACGCCGACGACATCCAGATCAAGATGGCCCAGGGCGCCAAGCCCGGCGAAGGCGGCCAGCTGCCCGGCCACAAGGTCTACCCGTGGGTGGCCAAGACGCGTCACTCGACGCCGGGCGTCGGGCTCATCTCGCCGCCGCCGCACCACGACATCTACTCGATCGAGGACCTGGCTCAGCTGATCCACGACCTCAAGAACGCCAACCCGGCCGCTCGCGTCCACGTGAAGCTCGTGGCCGAGGTCGGTGTCGGCACCGTCGCCGCGGGTGTCTCCAAGGCGCACGCCGACGTGGTGCTGATCTCCGGCCACGACGGCGGCACCGGCGCGTCCCCGCTGACGTCGCTGAAGCACGCCGGCGGTCCCTGGGAGCTCGGTCTCGCCGAGGCGCAGCAGACGCTGCTCCTCAACGGGCTGCGCGACCGGATCGTGGTGCAGACCGACGGCCAGCTCAAGACCGGTCGAGACGTGGTCATCGCCGCGCTGCTCGGCGCCGAGGAGTTCGGCTTCGCCACCGCGCCGCTGGTCGTCTCCGGCTGCGTGATGATGCGGGTCTGCCACCTCGACACCTGCCCGGTCGGCGTCGCCACCCAGAACCCGGTCCTGCGTGAGCGGTTCACCGGGAAGGCCGAGCACGTCGTCAACTTCATGCGCTACATCGCCGAGGAGGTCCGCGAGCTCCTCGCCGTGCTCGGCTTCCGCACCATCGACGAGGCCGTCGGCCACGCCGAGGCGCTCGACGCACGCGACGCGATCGACCACTGGAAGGCCTCCGGGCTCGACCTGGCGCCGATCTTCACTCGTGTGGAGTCGCCGCAGCAGTTCTCCGACCAGGCTCTCCACAACACCAAGACCCAGGACCACGGGCTGGAGAAGTCCCTCGACGTCAACGAGCTGCTGCCGCTCGCGGCGCCGGCGCTCGAGCGTGGCGAGCCGGTGCGCGCCCAGCTGCCGATCCGCAACGTCAACCGCACCGTCGGCACGCTTCTCGGTCACGAGATCACCAAGCGCTACCGCGGCGCCGGCCTGCCCGAGGGGACGATCGACATCACCTTCACCGGCTCCGCCGGCCAGTCGTTCGGCGCGTTCATCCCCAGCGGGCTGACGCTACGGCTGGAAGGAGACGCCAACGACTACGTCGGCAAGGGCATCTCCGGTGGCCGGTTGGTCATCCGTCCGGAGCGTACGGCCGGGTTCAGGGCCGAGGACCACATCATCGCCGGCAACACGCTGGCCTATGGCGCCACCAGCGGGCGGATCCACATCCGCGGAGGCGTGGGGGAGCGGGCCGCGGTCCGCAACTCGGGTGCCAGCATCGTCACCGAGGGTGTCGGCGACCACGGCTGCGAGTACATGACCGGTGGTCGTGTCGTCGTGCTCGGCCCGACCGGGCGCAACTTCGCGGCCGGCATGTCCGGCGGCATCGCGTGGGTCCTCGACTTCGCGCAGCAGCGGCTCAACGGCGAGCTGGTCGACGCCACCGGCGTCGAGGAGAAGTACGCCGCCGAGCTCGAGCAGCTCGTCCGCGACCACCTCGAGGAGACCGGCTCGGCTGTCGCCGAGGCGCTCCTGGCCGACTGGCCCAATTCTCTGACCCGCTTCACGCAGGTCATGCCCAGTGACTACAAGCGCGTGCTCGAAGCTCAGGAGGAGGCCCTCGAGGAGGGTCTCGACGAGGACGAGGCTGCCGCGCGGATTATGGAGGTACTTCATGGATGAGCTTGCGAAGTCCATGAACATCCAACACAGCATGGCTGACCCTGCTGAGTCGAAGAAGGAGGCCTTCTGTGGCTGACCCCAAGGGTTTTCTGAAGAACGGTCGCGAGGTCGCGACCCGGCGTCCCGTCGACGAGCGTGTCAAGGACTGGCACGAGGTCTACCCGGGCAAGATCGGCAAGACCCTGCTGCCGATCATCAACACCCAGGCCGCGCGCTGCATGGACTGCGGCATCCCGTTCTGCCACCAGGGCTGCCCGCTCGGCAACATCATCCCCGAGTGGAACGACCTGGTCTGGCGCAACGACTGGGAGGGCGCCTCGGAGCGTCTGCACGCGACCAACAACTTCCCCGAGTTCACCGGTCGCCTCTGCCCGGCTCCGTGCGAGTCCGCCTGTGTCCTGGGCATCAACCAGCCCGCGGTGACGATCAAGAACATCGAGGTCTCGATCATCGACAAGGCCTGGGACGCGGGCTACGTCAAGCCGCAGCCGCCCGAGTGGCTCTCCGGCAAGGCGGTCGCCGTCATCGGCTCGGGCCCCGCGGGCCTGGCCGCCGCCCAGCAGCTCACCCGGTCGGGCCACACCGTGGCCGTCTACGAGCGGGCGGACAAGATCGGCGGCCTGATGCGCTACGGCATCCCCGAGTTCAAGATGGAGAAGTCCCAGGTCGACCAGCGCCTGGCGCAGATGCGCCGCGAGGGCACGGTCTTCCGTCCGGGCGTCGACGTCGGCGCCGACATCACCGGTGCGCAGCTCCAGGACCGCTACGACGCGATCGTGCTGGCCAACGGCTCGACCGTCGGTCGCGACCTGCCGGTCCCCGGGCGTGAGCTGAGCGGGATCCACCAGGCGATGGAGTACCTGCCGCAGTCCAACCGCGCCTCGCTCGGCGAGGCCGTCCCCGACCAGATCCTGGCCGAGGGCAAGCACGTGGTCATCATCGGCGGCGGTGACACCGGCGCCGACTGCCTCGGCACCGCGATCCGCCAGGGCGCGGAGTCGATCACGCAGCTGGAGATCATGCCCCGCCCGCCGGAGGAGCGCCCCGACGCTCAGCCGTGGCCGACGTACCCGATGACCTACCGGGTCGCCTCTGCGCACGAGGAGGGTGGCGAGCGGGTCTACGCCGTCTCCACCAAGGAGTTCCTCGGCACCGAGGACGGCCGCGTACGCGCCCTGAAGCTGGTCGAGGTCGAGTTCATCGACGGCAAGCTGACCGAGAAGGAGGGGACGGAGAAGGAGATCCCCGCCGACCTCGTCCTGCTGGCGATGGGCTTCACCGGCCCGGAGAAGGACGGCCTCCTCACCCAGCTGGGTGTGGAGTACGACGCTCGCGGCAACGTCGCTCGCGACGACTCCTACGCCACCTCCGTCCCCGGCGTGTACGTCGCCGGTGACGCGGGTCGCGGACAGTCGCTGATCGTGTGGGCGATCGCCGAGGGCCGCGCAGCCGCGGCCGCGGTCGACACCTTCCTCACCGGCTCGACCAACCTGCCGGCGCCGATCCGCCCGACGGACCGACAGCTGATGGTCTGAGGCTGACGCACCGAGGCTGACACCGAGGCACAACGGCGTGCCGATGACTGGCCCGGCACCCCCACATCGGGGGTGCCGGGCCAGTCGGTTCCGTCGTTCGGTTTGAGAGGGCGGCCAACGGGCAGGAGACTGGCGCCATGCCGCACGTACCCGCCGTCGCGATTCCCAGGGAGTGCACGATCGCCGACGCGCTCGAGATCGTCGGCGACCGCTGGAGCCTGCTCGTCGTACGAGAGCTCTTCTACGACCAGCTCCGGTTCTCCCAGATCGCGCGCAACACCGGCGCGCCCCGGGACGTGCTCACCGTGCGGTTGCGCAAGCTGGTCGAGCACGGCGTGATCGCGCGGGAGCAGTACAGCGAGCGTCCGGTCCGCTACGAGTATCGGCTCACGCCGGCCGGCCGCGCGCTCTCCCCGGTGCTGCTCACGCTCAAGAAGTGGGGGAGCGATCATGCCCGTCCCGGCGTCGATCCGGCGCCGCTGCTACACACTTGTGGCGAGGAGTTTGTCGCTCACGTGCATTGTCGCGCCTGTGGGGAGGGGCTAGCCGCCGGCGAGCTCTCGCTGGGCGCGCCGCGGGCAGGCGACGTCTGGCTCGGGGCTCGGGTGTGAATGCTCGATGAATGACCAGATCGGGCCGCCTCGCGGGTGCTGGTTTGAACGTTCCAGAGGGGTAGTCTGGGCTCCCGTGAGAAGAGCCAAGATCGTCTGCACCCTGGGACCCGCCGTCGGGACGGAGCGTCGCATCCGCGAGCTCGTCTACGCAGGCATGGACGTCGCCCGGATGAACATGAGCCACGGGTCCCATGACGACCACTCCAGCAACTACGCGCTGGTGCGGGAGGCCGCTGCGGCGAGCGGGCACAGCGTCGGCATCTTCGCCGACCTGCAGGGTCCCAAGATCCGCCTCGAGCGCTTCGAGGAGGGGTCGACCACCCTGCACCGCGGTCAGGCCTGGACGATCACCACCCGGGACGTGCCCGGCACGGACAAGATCTGCGGGACGACCTACAAGGGCCTTCCCGGCGACGTGAAGGTCGGCGACCCGATCCTGATCGACGACGGCAAGCTGCGGCTTCGGGTCACCGCGGTCGACGACACCGAAGTCCACACCGAGGTGCTGGTCGGCGGGAAGGTGTCCAACAACAAGGGCATCAACCTGCCCGGCGTCGCCGTCTCCGTGCCTGCCCTCTCCGAGAAGGACGAGGAAGACCTCCGGTTCGCGCTCAGGCTCGGCGTCGACATGATCGCGCTCAGCTTCGTGCGCAACGCGAAGGACTACGCGGACGTCCGCAAGATCATGGACGAGGAGGGGCGCGTCGTCCCGGTCATCGCCAAGATCGAGAAGCCGCAGGCGATCGACAACCTCGACGAGGTCATCGCCGCCTTCGACATGTTCATGGTCGCCCGTGGTGACCTCGGCGTGGAGTGCCCGCTCGAGGAGGTGCCGTTCCTGCAGAAGCGGATCATCGAGCTGGCTCGGCTCAACGCCAAGCCGGTCATCGTCGCCACCCAGATGCTCGACTCGATGATCTCCAGCCCGGCGCCCACCCGCGCCGAGGCCAACGACGTCGCCAACGCCGTCCTCGACGGCGCCGACGCGGTGATGCTCTCCGCGGAGACGAGCGTGGGTGACTATCCGATCCACACGGTCGAGACGATGGCGCGCATCATCGCCGCCACCGAGCGCCACGCGTTCTCCTCGGAGGGCAGCCGCGCCGCCGAGCTGAGCCCCATCGACTGGGACCCGCACACCCGCTCCGGAGTCATCGCCAAGGCCGCCGCCGAGGTCGCCGACCGGGTCGGCGCGAAATACCTGGTCGCCTTCACCACCTCCGGCGACTCCGCCCGCCGCCTCTCCCGGCTGCGCGGTGTGATCCCGCTGCTCGCCTTCACCCCCTCCGACGCCGTACGCAGCCAGCTCGCGCTCAGCTGGGGCACCGAGACCTTCCGCACCGACGAGGTCGAGCACACCGACGAGATGGTCCGCCAGGTCGACGAGAACCTGCTCAAGCTCGGCCGCG
Coding sequences within:
- the gltB gene encoding glutamate synthase large subunit, which gives rise to MVATLTGEASHDIVKQGIRALVNLDHRGAAGAETNSGDGAGILLQVPDAFLREVVDFDLPAERAYAVGTAFVPGDADQVERTVKLVEEIATEEGLEVLGWRDVPVNPDSLGATAKAVMPTFRQLFVAGAKQRVTGLALERLAFCLRKRAERETDVYFPSLSSRTIVYKGMLTTPQLAEVFPDLVDERVASAIAVVHSRFSTNTFPSWPLSHPFRFIAHNGEINTVMGNRNWMKARESLLESELIPGDLERLFPICTEGVSDSASFDEVLELLHLAGRSLPHAMLMMIPEAWEKHEEMDSARKAFYEFHSSLMEPWDGPASVVFTDGTQIGAVLDRNGLRPSRYWVTEDGLVVLGSEAGVLADIDPATVVRKGRVQPGKMFLVDTAEHRIIEDDEIKSELATEHPYDEWLHAGLVRLEDIPEREHIVHTHASVTRRQQVFGYTEEELRVLLAPMANTGAEPIGSMGTDSPIAALSDKPRMLFDYFAQLFAQVTNPPLDAIREELVTSLAGTIGAESNLLSPGPASCRQIVLPFPVISNDDLAKIRHINRDGDMPGFQVHIVRGLYEVDGGAEALQGRLDEIAAEVSQAIEDGARIIVLSDRHSTQEMAPIPSLLLTGAVHHHLVRERTRSQVGLLIEAGDVREVHHVALLIGYGAAAVNPYLAIESVEDLAFEGYFVKADAEAAMANTIKALGKGVLKVMSKIGVSTVASYTGAQIFEAVGLSRDVVDRYFTGTTSKLGGIGLDVIAEEVAKRHATAYPRDGVANAHRALPIGGEYQWRREGEPHLFDPETIFRLQHATRTGRYDVFKQYTDRVNEQSERLMTLRGLFKLKSAEELGRQSISIDEVEPVEAIVKRFSTGAMSYGSISQEAHETLAVAMNILGGKSNTGEGGEDPDRLYDPKRRSSIKQVASGRFGVTSEYLTNADDIQIKMAQGAKPGEGGQLPGHKVYPWVAKTRHSTPGVGLISPPPHHDIYSIEDLAQLIHDLKNANPAARVHVKLVAEVGVGTVAAGVSKAHADVVLISGHDGGTGASPLTSLKHAGGPWELGLAEAQQTLLLNGLRDRIVVQTDGQLKTGRDVVIAALLGAEEFGFATAPLVVSGCVMMRVCHLDTCPVGVATQNPVLRERFTGKAEHVVNFMRYIAEEVRELLAVLGFRTIDEAVGHAEALDARDAIDHWKASGLDLAPIFTRVESPQQFSDQALHNTKTQDHGLEKSLDVNELLPLAAPALERGEPVRAQLPIRNVNRTVGTLLGHEITKRYRGAGLPEGTIDITFTGSAGQSFGAFIPSGLTLRLEGDANDYVGKGISGGRLVIRPERTAGFRAEDHIIAGNTLAYGATSGRIHIRGGVGERAAVRNSGASIVTEGVGDHGCEYMTGGRVVVLGPTGRNFAAGMSGGIAWVLDFAQQRLNGELVDATGVEEKYAAELEQLVRDHLEETGSAVAEALLADWPNSLTRFTQVMPSDYKRVLEAQEEALEEGLDEDEAAARIMEVLHG
- a CDS encoding glutamate synthase small subunit; its protein translation is MADPKGFLKNGREVATRRPVDERVKDWHEVYPGKIGKTLLPIINTQAARCMDCGIPFCHQGCPLGNIIPEWNDLVWRNDWEGASERLHATNNFPEFTGRLCPAPCESACVLGINQPAVTIKNIEVSIIDKAWDAGYVKPQPPEWLSGKAVAVIGSGPAGLAAAQQLTRSGHTVAVYERADKIGGLMRYGIPEFKMEKSQVDQRLAQMRREGTVFRPGVDVGADITGAQLQDRYDAIVLANGSTVGRDLPVPGRELSGIHQAMEYLPQSNRASLGEAVPDQILAEGKHVVIIGGGDTGADCLGTAIRQGAESITQLEIMPRPPEERPDAQPWPTYPMTYRVASAHEEGGERVYAVSTKEFLGTEDGRVRALKLVEVEFIDGKLTEKEGTEKEIPADLVLLAMGFTGPEKDGLLTQLGVEYDARGNVARDDSYATSVPGVYVAGDAGRGQSLIVWAIAEGRAAAAAVDTFLTGSTNLPAPIRPTDRQLMV
- a CDS encoding winged helix-turn-helix transcriptional regulator, producing the protein MPHVPAVAIPRECTIADALEIVGDRWSLLVVRELFYDQLRFSQIARNTGAPRDVLTVRLRKLVEHGVIAREQYSERPVRYEYRLTPAGRALSPVLLTLKKWGSDHARPGVDPAPLLHTCGEEFVAHVHCRACGEGLAAGELSLGAPRAGDVWLGARV
- the pyk gene encoding pyruvate kinase, producing MRRAKIVCTLGPAVGTERRIRELVYAGMDVARMNMSHGSHDDHSSNYALVREAAAASGHSVGIFADLQGPKIRLERFEEGSTTLHRGQAWTITTRDVPGTDKICGTTYKGLPGDVKVGDPILIDDGKLRLRVTAVDDTEVHTEVLVGGKVSNNKGINLPGVAVSVPALSEKDEEDLRFALRLGVDMIALSFVRNAKDYADVRKIMDEEGRVVPVIAKIEKPQAIDNLDEVIAAFDMFMVARGDLGVECPLEEVPFLQKRIIELARLNAKPVIVATQMLDSMISSPAPTRAEANDVANAVLDGADAVMLSAETSVGDYPIHTVETMARIIAATERHAFSSEGSRAAELSPIDWDPHTRSGVIAKAAAEVADRVGAKYLVAFTTSGDSARRLSRLRGVIPLLAFTPSDAVRSQLALSWGTETFRTDEVEHTDEMVRQVDENLLKLGRVEEGEFVVIIAGSPPGIPGSTNALRIHRIGDAINAVAPAYERKS